One genomic window of Melanotaenia boesemani isolate fMelBoe1 chromosome 20, fMelBoe1.pri, whole genome shotgun sequence includes the following:
- the marcksl1a gene encoding MARCKS-related protein 1-A, with protein sequence MGAKLTKDGVAVEGKAAAADPTAAKANGQENGHVKTNGDVSAKPDGEVAAADGNGAAEPAKEGEASTGDAIEPAPATEGEASKAEGEATKDGKKKKKFSLKNSFKFKGISLKKSKKGSEEAKEEATSPTTEDKPEENGHTAKETKEETPATEAKEGESAAADAAPAPEGETKAAEETPVTEAASVEAAAPAEDTTPAASEGEAKAE encoded by the exons atggGAGCCAAGTTGACCAAGGATGGAGTAGCTGTTGAGGGGAAAGCTGCTGCCGCCGACCCTACTGCTGCCAAAGCCAACGGCCAG gaaaatggcCATGTCAAGACCAACGGTGATGTTTCAGCCAAGCCCGATGGGGAAGTAGCTGCTGCAGATGGAAATGGAGCTGCAGAACCAGCCAAGGAAGGCGAGGCCAGCACCGGAGATGCCATCGAGCCTGCTCCAGCCACCGAGGGCGAGGCCTCCAAGGCGGAGGGTGAGGCCACCAAGGAtggcaagaagaagaagaagttctCCCTGAAGAACTCCTTTAAGTTCAAGGGCATTTCGCTGAAGAAGAGCAAGAAGGGCAGTGAGGAGGCCAAGGAGGAGGCCACCTCTCCCACAACTGAGGACAAGCCAGAGGAGAATGGCCACACGGCTAAGGAAACCAAAGAGGAGACGCCGGCCACAGAGGCCAAAGAGGGCgagtctgctgctgctgatgctgcccCGGCACCCGAGGGAGAGACCAAGGCAGCAGAGGAGACCCCTGTGACAGAGGCTGCTTCTGTCGAGGCTGCCGCCCCTGCTGAGGACACGACACCTGCAGCCTCTGAGGGTGAAGCCAAGGCAGAGTGA
- the gjb9a gene encoding gap junction protein beta 9a → MNWSGLESLLSGVNKYSTAFGRIWLSMVFVFRVLVFVVAAQRVWGDESKDFVCNTKQPGCTNVCYDHIFPISHIRLWALQLIFVTCPSLMVMAHVKYREGKDKKYVEQHNGSHLYANPGKKRGGLWWTYLLSLVFKAGFDTSFLYILYRIYHGYDLPKLSKCSLEPCPNTVDCFISRPTEKKIFMLFMVVSSGICIFMCILEMTYLIGKRIVKRIKAQYENKRLAFAEQHELGVIVPPRSQYLRTDPTLAESQLSLNKREKTKNGCTTTLL, encoded by the exons ATGAACTGGTCGGGACTGGAGAGTCTGTTGAGTGGAGTCAACAAATACTCCACTGCATTTGGGAGAATCTGGCTTTCCATGGTGTTTGTGTTTCGTGTTCTGGTGTTCGTGGTGGCAGCGCAGAGGGTGTGGGGAGATGAAAGCAAAGACTTTGTGTGTAATACCAAACAG CCTGGTTGTACCAACGTTTGCTATGACCACATCTTCCCCATCTCCCATATCCGCCTGTGGGCACTGCAGCTGATCTTTGTCACCTGCCCATCTTTAATGGTCATGGCTCATGTTAAATACCGAGAGGGGAAGGACAAGAAATATGTGGAGCAGCACAACGGCTCTCATCTGTATGCTAACCCTGGCAAGAAGAGAGGTGGCCTGTGGTGGACTTATCTGTTGAGTTTGGTCTTCAAAGCAGGATTTGACACATCGTTTCTCTACATTCTATATCGGATCTATCACGGATATGACTTGCCCAA GTTATCCAAGTGTTCGCTGGAACCATGCCCAAACACTGTTGATTGCTTCATCAGTCGTCCAACAGAAAAGAAGATCTTCATGTTGTTCATGGTGGTATCCAGCGGCATCTGTATCTTCATGTGCATCTTAGAGATGACTTATCTCATCGGCAAACGCATAGTTAAAAGGATAAAAGCCCAATATGAAAATAAGAGGCTTGCATTTGCTGAACAGCATGAGCTCGGCGTTATTGTACCTCCCAGGTCCCAGTATTTGAGGACTGATCCAACCCTGGCAGAAAGCCAGCTGAGCTTAAACAAGAGGGAGAAGACTAAAAATGGCTGTACAACTACGCTGTTGTAG